From the genome of Chiloscyllium punctatum isolate Juve2018m chromosome 13, sChiPun1.3, whole genome shotgun sequence, one region includes:
- the LOC140484508 gene encoding insulin-like growth factor 1 receptor yields MVYEGIAKLAGDPETQTRVALKTVNETASRRERIEFLKEASVMKAFDCYHVVRLLGVVSKGQPALVVMELMARGDLKSHLRSIRLNSESEGVPGRPSLQDMMKMAGEIADGMAYLNAKKFVHRDLAARNCMVSEELTVKIGDFGMTRDIYETDYYRKGGKGLLPVRWMAPESLKDGIFSQHTDVWSFGVVLWEIVTLAEQPYQGMSNEQVLHFVINSGTLERPDHCPEQLHQLMRMCWSRIPRSRPSFLQILHQLQDELGPAFRQVAFYCSGRERGSPGGTSGCSPSPESRSRGSRPPGSGHRDRPSYCQLNGELAPAHGKDTL; encoded by the exons ATGGTCTATGAAGGGATAGCAAAGTTGGCCGGAGACCCTGAGACACAGACCCGAGTCGCTCTGAAGACGGTGAATGAGACGGCTAGTCGGCGCGAGAGGATCGAGTTCCTCAAGGAGGCCTCTGTCATGAAAGCCTTCGACTGTTACCATGTG GTGCGGTTGCTAGGGGTGGTGTCGAAGGGACAGCCCGCTCTGGTCGTCATGGAGCTGATGGCCCGAGGGGACCTGAAGAGTCACCTTCGCTCAATCAGGCTCAACTCCGAG AGCGAGGGTGTCCCGGGCCGGCCTTCCCTCCAGGACATGATGAAGATGGCGGGGGAGATAGCAGACGGAATGGCCTATCTGAACGCCAAGAAGTTTGTGCACCGGGACCTGGCCGCTCGCAACTGTATGGTGTCTGAGGAGCTGACTGTCAAGATTGGAG ATTTCGGAATGACCCGGGATATCTACGAAACGGACTATTACAGGAAAGGGGGGAAAGGACTCCTCCCTGTCCGATGGATGGCCCCAGAGTCCCTCAAAGATGGAATCTTCAGCCAACACACGGACGTTTG GTCCTTCGGGGTGGTCCTCTGGGAGATTGTCACTCTGGCAGAGCAGCCGTACCAGGGAATGTCCAATGAGCAAGTTCTCCACTTCGTCATCAACTCTGGGACCCTGGAGAGACCAGACCACTGTCCCGAGCAACT ACACCAGTTGATGAGGATGTGCTGGTCGCGGATTCCCAGGTCCCGGCCCAGTTTCCTGCAGATCCTGCACCAACTGCAGGACGAACTGGGGCCGGCGTTCCGACAAGTCGCCTTCTACTGCTCCGGCCGGGAACGCGGGTCTCCGGGCGGGACTTCGGGATGCTCCCCGTCCCCGGAATCTCGGAGCAGGGGGTCACGTCCCCCCGGGAGTGGGCACCGGGACCGGCCATCGTACTGCCAACTCAACGGGGAGTTGGCCCCCGCTCATGGGAAGGACACACTCTGA